Proteins from a single region of Labedella gwakjiensis:
- a CDS encoding carbohydrate ABC transporter permease: MTAIDSEKVRTTTTTTTTTTGAGASAAASARRTPTPTPVSEIRARRPQSARSRIGTIVWYVAVTVLSVITIAPLVWTLSTSLKPATEILAGALNLIPSNPTLDNYLSVFEDVPFGRYFVNSLILGGGGAITNVFFGSLGGYALAKLQFRGRAGVFALFLSSLMIPGIVTMIPTFLILRGFPLFGGNDLFGQGGLGLLNTYAAVIVPGAAGAFAVFFMKQFFETLPDELGEAARIDGASEFRIFAQVYFPLAKAGMAVLAILSFQAGWNNFLWPLIVLNNPDMMTVQVGLSSFVTNYETSFGPLMAGTVVASLPVLVIFIVAQRYIIEGVAHAGGK; the protein is encoded by the coding sequence ATGACCGCGATCGACTCGGAGAAGGTCCGCACGACCACGACCACGACCACGACCACGACCGGGGCGGGGGCGTCCGCCGCGGCCTCTGCTCGACGCACGCCCACGCCGACCCCGGTGTCCGAGATCCGTGCTCGCCGCCCGCAGAGCGCACGCTCCCGGATCGGGACGATCGTCTGGTACGTCGCCGTGACCGTTCTGAGCGTCATCACGATCGCTCCGCTCGTGTGGACGCTGTCGACCTCGCTCAAGCCGGCGACCGAGATCCTCGCGGGGGCGCTCAACCTCATCCCGTCGAACCCGACGCTCGACAACTACCTCTCGGTGTTCGAGGACGTGCCCTTCGGGCGGTACTTCGTGAACTCGCTCATCCTGGGCGGCGGCGGCGCGATCACGAACGTGTTCTTCGGCAGTCTCGGCGGCTACGCCCTCGCCAAGCTGCAGTTCCGCGGGCGGGCCGGGGTCTTCGCACTCTTCCTGTCGTCGCTCATGATCCCCGGGATCGTCACGATGATCCCCACGTTCCTCATCCTGCGCGGCTTCCCCCTCTTCGGCGGGAACGACCTCTTCGGCCAGGGCGGCCTCGGGCTCCTCAACACGTACGCGGCCGTCATCGTGCCGGGCGCAGCCGGGGCGTTCGCGGTGTTCTTCATGAAGCAGTTCTTCGAGACCCTCCCCGACGAACTCGGCGAGGCCGCGCGCATCGACGGTGCGAGCGAGTTCCGCATCTTCGCCCAGGTCTACTTCCCCCTCGCGAAGGCGGGCATGGCGGTGCTCGCGATCCTGAGCTTCCAGGCCGGGTGGAACAACTTCCTGTGGCCGCTCATCGTGCTGAACAACCCCGACATGATGACCGTCCAGGTGGGACTGTCCTCGTTCGTCACCAACTACGAGACGAGCTTCGGCCCGCTCATGGCCGGCACGGTCGTCGCGAGCCTGCCCGTCCTCGTCATCTTCATCGTCGCCCAGAGATACATCATCGAGGGCGTCGCGCACGCGGGGGGCAAATGA
- a CDS encoding PadR family transcriptional regulator: protein MDTTQLLKGVLDAAVLAVIEQDDGYGYDVVRRLRTAGLDDVGEASVYGTLRRLYAAGALTTYVVPSDGGPHRKYYGINREGREMLASQRAAWAEFSATLTRVIDGPPAADALPTIGVSR, encoded by the coding sequence ATGGACACCACCCAATTGCTCAAAGGAGTCCTCGACGCCGCGGTCCTCGCGGTGATCGAGCAGGACGACGGCTACGGCTACGACGTGGTCCGCCGGCTGCGCACGGCCGGGCTCGACGACGTCGGCGAGGCGTCCGTCTACGGCACCCTGCGTCGCCTGTACGCCGCGGGCGCGCTCACCACCTACGTGGTGCCGTCCGACGGTGGACCGCACCGCAAGTACTACGGCATCAACCGGGAGGGCCGCGAGATGCTCGCATCGCAACGCGCCGCCTGGGCCGAATTCTCGGCCACTCTCACCCGCGTGATCGACGGCCCGCCCGCCGCCGACGCCCTCCCCACGATCGGAGTTTCACGATGA
- a CDS encoding carbohydrate ABC transporter permease, translating into MSVQATTPGALPPGALPADVVESPSAGAGTRRRRDAANGKRPPHPTSRQMRRNAWIFLAVPLALFLVFMLLPMVIAAVISFTDYAIVGDTEWVGLENYTRIFQDSFFWISLRNTAWYTLLYVPLGLVIALGSAILLNRSHRAVRLFRTLFYIPVVSSTVATATIWYWLLNPQKGLLNVALGWIGIDGPAWLYDSQWAMPAIVLMSVWAGFGANMIIFLGGLQGVPGDLYEAARLDGANAWQQFRYVTLPSLSRTTFLVSTLLIIGAFQVFDQAYVLTKGGPGNSTVTMVYYIYNKGFGALEMGYASALSFVLFVIILIFSLANARLSNPRSDAADRRRARRHDRKAVSAR; encoded by the coding sequence GTGAGCGTGCAGGCGACGACTCCGGGCGCTCTGCCGCCGGGGGCGCTGCCGGCGGACGTCGTCGAGTCTCCCTCCGCCGGGGCCGGGACACGCCGACGGCGCGACGCTGCGAACGGGAAGCGCCCGCCGCACCCGACCTCTCGCCAGATGCGGCGGAACGCGTGGATCTTCCTCGCCGTGCCGCTCGCCCTGTTCCTCGTGTTCATGCTGCTGCCGATGGTCATCGCCGCCGTCATCAGCTTCACGGACTACGCGATCGTGGGCGACACCGAGTGGGTGGGGCTCGAGAACTACACACGCATCTTCCAGGACTCGTTCTTCTGGATCTCGCTGCGCAACACCGCCTGGTACACGCTGCTCTACGTGCCGCTCGGCCTCGTGATCGCGCTCGGCTCCGCGATCCTCCTGAACCGCAGCCACCGGGCGGTGCGACTCTTCCGCACCCTCTTCTACATCCCCGTCGTCTCGTCCACCGTGGCGACCGCGACGATCTGGTACTGGCTGCTCAACCCGCAGAAGGGCCTGCTCAACGTGGCCCTCGGGTGGATCGGGATCGACGGCCCGGCGTGGCTCTACGACTCGCAGTGGGCGATGCCCGCGATCGTGCTCATGAGCGTCTGGGCCGGCTTCGGCGCCAACATGATCATCTTCCTCGGCGGGCTCCAGGGCGTGCCGGGCGACCTGTACGAGGCGGCGCGGCTCGACGGCGCGAACGCATGGCAGCAGTTCCGTTACGTGACCCTGCCATCGCTCTCGCGTACGACGTTCCTCGTGTCGACCCTCCTCATCATCGGGGCCTTCCAGGTCTTCGATCAGGCCTACGTCCTCACGAAGGGCGGGCCGGGGAACTCGACCGTCACGATGGTCTATTACATCTACAACAAGGGCTTCGGGGCCCTCGAGATGGGTTACGCGTCGGCGCTGTCCTTCGTGCTCTTCGTCATCATCCTGATCTTCTCGCTCGCGAACGCGCGACTGAGCAACCCGCGCAGCGATGCGGCCGACCGTCGTCGAGCGCGCCGCCATGACCGGAAGGCGGTGAGCGCGCGATGA
- the treY gene encoding malto-oligosyltrehalose synthase: MPRPVPQKTPISTYRLQIHEGFDLTQAAEVTDYIASLGADWVYLSPILQAEKGSTHGYDVTDHSRVDPERGGEGAFRALSTSARSHGLGVLVDIVPNHVGVATPVQSVWWWDVLEKGRDSRYAEAFDVDWDFGNGKLRIPVLGDDDPADAGGELGKLELKTTADGALRLFYYDTEYPVAEGTAPDGADSDPVRVHAAQSYELVNWRRADAELNYRRFFAVNTLAAIRVEVPWVFAESHETIVGWIRDGLADGLRADHPDGLRDPGAYLDALAEATGGAYVLIEKILARHRGVAERMPAHWQTDGTTGYDALATIDRVFVDPAGEQALDALDTRLRGTDPVVWADMIHDGKREVTDGILGSEVARLAREVAPLLDADAGGGSGADAHEAIAELLACFPVYRSYLAAPVEGETPTETYSDGIDDLYTAADSARRRRPELADAIDALVPVLSDPTTDVAKRFQQTSGMVMAKGVEDRSFYRWTRLTTLTEVGAEPDEFAVDVAEFHARQADRLENLPLSMTTLSTHDTKRSEDVRARISVLAEIPDEWTQALDALREAVGTSDGPFDNLLAQAIVGSWPTAAVLADETALAEYRKRLHAYAEKASREAETSTAWTAADEEYEKTMHAFVDATLDDAGARGVVERIVERVLGAGRSNSLGVKLLQITGPGVPDVYQGSELWDLSLVDPDNRRPVDYAERRAILAAIDDGEVPAIDDSGAAKLLVTASTLRLRRDRSDLFGSYTPLDVEGSAADHLVAVAYGDGGSGAIALATRLPLGLAERGGWGDTTVTIPAGSYVDVLTGRGVDGIEEVAQLLDLLPVALLAPVPDDDTSDDSDSSDETLDETGSDPASHSSSTQKADHS, translated from the coding sequence ATGCCCCGCCCCGTTCCGCAGAAGACGCCGATCTCGACGTACCGGCTCCAGATCCACGAGGGATTCGACCTCACGCAGGCCGCCGAGGTCACCGACTACATCGCGTCGCTCGGCGCCGACTGGGTGTACCTCTCGCCCATCCTCCAGGCCGAGAAGGGCTCGACCCACGGCTACGACGTGACCGACCACTCCCGGGTCGACCCGGAGCGCGGCGGTGAGGGGGCGTTCCGCGCGCTCTCCACGTCGGCCCGCTCGCACGGTCTCGGCGTGCTCGTCGACATCGTGCCGAACCACGTGGGTGTCGCCACGCCCGTGCAGAGCGTGTGGTGGTGGGACGTATTGGAGAAGGGGCGCGACTCCCGCTACGCCGAGGCCTTCGACGTCGACTGGGACTTCGGGAACGGCAAGCTCCGCATCCCCGTGCTCGGCGACGACGACCCCGCGGACGCCGGTGGGGAGCTCGGCAAGCTCGAGCTCAAGACCACCGCCGACGGCGCGCTGCGCCTTTTCTACTACGACACCGAGTACCCCGTGGCCGAGGGCACGGCTCCGGACGGCGCCGACTCCGATCCCGTGCGGGTGCACGCGGCGCAGTCGTACGAGCTCGTCAACTGGCGTCGGGCGGACGCGGAACTGAACTACCGCCGCTTCTTCGCCGTCAACACGCTCGCCGCCATCCGCGTCGAGGTGCCGTGGGTGTTCGCGGAGTCTCACGAGACGATCGTCGGGTGGATCCGCGACGGCCTCGCCGACGGCCTGCGCGCCGACCACCCGGACGGATTGCGCGACCCGGGCGCCTACCTCGACGCCCTCGCCGAGGCGACCGGCGGCGCCTACGTGCTCATCGAGAAGATCCTCGCCCGCCACCGCGGTGTCGCCGAGCGCATGCCGGCTCACTGGCAGACCGACGGAACGACGGGCTACGACGCCCTCGCGACGATCGACCGCGTGTTCGTGGACCCGGCGGGGGAGCAGGCCCTCGACGCCCTCGACACGCGCCTCCGCGGCACCGATCCCGTGGTGTGGGCCGACATGATCCACGACGGCAAGCGTGAGGTGACCGACGGCATCCTCGGCTCCGAAGTCGCCCGCCTCGCCCGCGAGGTCGCCCCGCTCCTCGACGCCGATGCCGGCGGCGGATCGGGCGCCGACGCGCACGAGGCGATCGCGGAGCTCCTCGCGTGCTTCCCCGTCTACCGCTCCTACCTCGCCGCGCCCGTCGAGGGCGAGACGCCGACCGAGACGTACTCGGATGGGATCGACGACCTCTACACGGCCGCCGACTCGGCGCGCCGCCGTCGCCCGGAGCTCGCCGACGCGATCGACGCCCTCGTCCCCGTCCTCTCCGACCCCACGACCGACGTCGCGAAGCGCTTCCAGCAGACGTCCGGCATGGTCATGGCGAAGGGCGTCGAGGACCGCTCGTTCTACCGGTGGACGCGGCTCACGACCCTCACCGAGGTGGGTGCTGAGCCCGACGAGTTCGCGGTGGACGTCGCCGAGTTCCACGCGCGTCAGGCCGATCGGCTCGAGAACCTGCCGCTCAGCATGACGACCCTCTCCACCCACGACACGAAGCGCAGCGAGGACGTGCGCGCGCGCATCAGCGTGCTCGCCGAGATACCCGACGAGTGGACGCAGGCGCTCGACGCGCTGCGCGAGGCCGTCGGCACGAGCGACGGGCCGTTCGACAACCTCCTGGCCCAGGCGATCGTCGGCTCGTGGCCGACCGCCGCCGTGCTCGCGGACGAGACGGCGCTCGCCGAGTACCGGAAACGCCTCCACGCCTACGCCGAGAAGGCGTCGCGCGAGGCCGAGACGTCGACGGCGTGGACCGCGGCCGACGAGGAGTACGAGAAGACGATGCACGCCTTCGTCGACGCGACCCTTGACGACGCCGGTGCCCGGGGCGTCGTGGAGCGCATCGTCGAGCGTGTCCTCGGCGCCGGTCGCAGCAACTCGCTCGGCGTGAAGCTGCTCCAGATCACCGGGCCGGGCGTTCCCGACGTGTACCAGGGCAGCGAGCTGTGGGACCTGTCGCTCGTGGACCCCGACAACCGACGCCCCGTGGACTACGCGGAGCGTCGTGCGATCCTCGCCGCGATCGACGACGGCGAGGTGCCGGCGATCGACGACTCGGGAGCCGCCAAGCTGCTCGTGACCGCCTCCACACTGCGGCTCCGCCGCGACCGCTCCGACCTGTTCGGCTCCTACACGCCGCTCGACGTGGAGGGGTCCGCTGCGGATCACCTCGTCGCCGTCGCGTACGGTGACGGCGGATCCGGCGCCATCGCGCTCGCGACGCGGCTCCCGCTCGGTCTCGCCGAGCGCGGCGGCTGGGGCGACACCACGGTGACGATCCCGGCGGGTTCCTACGTCGACGTGCTCACCGGTCGCGGCGTCGACGGCATAGAGGAGGTCGCGCAACTGCTCGACCTGCTGCCCGTCGCGCTGCTCGCGCCCGTGCCGGACGACGACACGAGCGACGACTCGGACTCGAGCGACGAGACCCTCGACGAGACCGGATCCGATCCCGCCTCCCACAGCTCCTCCACCCAGAAGGCAGACCACTCATGA
- a CDS encoding glycoside hydrolase family 76 protein translates to MTTTSTAVTPSTTAADWSERADVAQRSLDHYFGTAWPQFLENSHPAGTGVPETFNYWWLAHVMDARLDAFERTGDTAWRDQAEETYRNIVERNGGQLFNDYFDDMLWFALAILRLHHATGADSYREDALAIWDHVIAEGWNDAGGASLAWRKQQLEYKNTPANGPLVILALRLERDVPEAVLQGRDLRGHATTALAWLERTLVGPDGFVEDGVNREGDGRVDTQWRFTYNQGLYIGAVVELARSTGDRALLERAVRTARVAIAELSDGSVFRDEGEGGDEGLFKGVFYRYLGELVDELGEPGRAEFDDFVRRGTDRLWETAFDGEWLRPANDWSERSDESIPYSTQVSAIMAIEQRVRVERTATA, encoded by the coding sequence ATGACCACCACCAGCACCGCCGTCACCCCGTCCACGACCGCCGCCGATTGGTCCGAGCGCGCCGACGTCGCCCAGCGCAGCCTCGACCACTACTTCGGAACGGCATGGCCGCAGTTCCTCGAGAACAGCCACCCCGCCGGGACAGGAGTGCCCGAGACGTTCAACTACTGGTGGCTCGCCCACGTGATGGACGCCCGGCTCGACGCGTTCGAGCGCACGGGCGACACCGCATGGCGGGACCAGGCGGAGGAGACGTACCGCAACATCGTCGAGCGGAACGGCGGTCAGCTGTTCAACGACTACTTCGACGACATGCTGTGGTTCGCGCTCGCGATCCTCCGGCTGCACCACGCGACGGGTGCCGACTCCTACCGGGAAGACGCCCTCGCGATCTGGGACCACGTGATCGCGGAGGGCTGGAACGACGCCGGGGGAGCGAGCCTCGCGTGGAGGAAGCAGCAGCTCGAGTACAAGAACACGCCGGCGAACGGTCCGCTCGTGATCCTCGCCCTGCGGCTCGAGCGCGACGTCCCGGAGGCGGTCCTGCAGGGTCGCGACCTGCGCGGCCACGCGACCACGGCGCTCGCGTGGCTCGAGCGCACCCTCGTCGGCCCCGACGGCTTCGTGGAGGACGGCGTCAACCGCGAGGGGGACGGCCGCGTCGACACGCAGTGGCGGTTCACCTACAACCAGGGGCTCTACATCGGGGCCGTGGTGGAGCTGGCCCGCAGCACGGGCGACCGTGCGCTGCTCGAGAGGGCCGTGCGCACGGCGCGGGTGGCGATCGCCGAGCTGAGCGACGGCTCCGTCTTCCGGGACGAGGGCGAGGGCGGAGACGAGGGGCTCTTCAAGGGGGTCTTCTACCGCTACCTCGGCGAGCTCGTCGACGAGCTCGGAGAGCCCGGTCGCGCCGAGTTCGACGACTTCGTGCGGCGCGGCACCGACCGGCTCTGGGAGACGGCGTTCGACGGCGAGTGGCTGCGGCCGGCGAACGACTGGTCGGAGCGGTCCGACGAGTCGATCCCCTACTCGACGCAGGTGAGCGCGATCATGGCGATCGAGCAGCGCGTGCGCGTCGAGCGGACCGCGACGGCCTGA
- a CDS encoding GntR family transcriptional regulator: protein MLYRQVYDALRKRIIDGDHAVGDKLPSEAELSEEYSVSSITVKRALDLLRTDGLIVRRPRLGTFVTSATPTGAATPPAVQRTRPLIGCVVTNFDDTFGSRVVEGLLSGAGVDDPVILMRSMGDHDLEDASIRSLIDSGVAGLVLQPSSSEFIPPAALELVTKQFPLVILDRVFDGIPVSAVRSDNLSGAMSATGHLFELGHEAVGFLSAASHVSSSEERRNGWVHAHAAFHHTLDDTAELRTLDSTIPGSTTSAEQDIERLQEFVAAHPHITAYLAGEYNIALLLREACRRLGLSIPADISVVCFDHPDAAFDAGLFRFTHVRQQQTTIGERAIEAVRAQIAAPGSIERILLPTELVEGASTAAPPAH, encoded by the coding sequence GTGCTCTATCGCCAGGTGTACGACGCCCTGCGGAAACGCATCATCGACGGCGATCACGCCGTGGGGGACAAGCTGCCGAGCGAGGCGGAGCTGTCGGAGGAGTACTCGGTCAGCTCGATCACGGTGAAGCGCGCGCTCGACCTGCTCCGCACCGACGGGCTCATCGTGCGCCGCCCCCGTCTCGGCACCTTCGTGACGAGCGCGACGCCGACGGGCGCGGCGACACCTCCCGCCGTGCAGCGCACGCGCCCCCTCATCGGCTGCGTCGTCACGAACTTCGACGACACCTTCGGCAGCCGCGTCGTCGAGGGACTGCTCTCCGGGGCCGGCGTCGACGACCCCGTGATCCTCATGCGGTCGATGGGCGACCACGACCTCGAGGACGCGAGCATCCGCTCCCTCATCGACTCGGGCGTCGCCGGCCTCGTGCTCCAGCCGAGCTCCTCGGAGTTCATCCCGCCCGCCGCCCTCGAACTCGTGACGAAGCAGTTCCCCCTCGTGATCCTCGACCGGGTCTTCGACGGCATCCCGGTCTCCGCCGTGCGCTCCGACAACCTCTCCGGCGCGATGAGCGCGACGGGACACCTCTTCGAACTCGGCCACGAGGCCGTCGGCTTCCTGAGCGCCGCGAGCCACGTGTCCTCGAGCGAGGAGCGCCGGAACGGCTGGGTGCACGCGCACGCCGCGTTCCACCACACCCTCGACGACACCGCCGAGCTGCGCACGCTCGACTCCACGATCCCCGGCAGCACGACGAGCGCCGAGCAGGACATCGAGCGCCTCCAGGAGTTCGTCGCGGCGCATCCCCACATCACCGCGTACCTCGCGGGCGAATACAACATCGCGCTGCTGCTGCGGGAGGCGTGCCGGCGGCTCGGCCTGAGCATCCCCGCCGACATCTCCGTCGTGTGCTTCGACCACCCCGACGCCGCCTTCGACGCCGGCCTCTTCCGCTTCACGCACGTGCGACAGCAGCAGACCACGATCGGCGAGCGGGCCATCGAGGCCGTGCGCGCGCAGATCGCCGCCCCCGGCTCGATCGAACGCATCCTCCTGCCGACGGAGCTCGTCGAGGGCGCCTCGACCGCCGCACCGCCCGCCCACTGA
- a CDS encoding glycoside hydrolase family 125 protein — translation MSTTDGDWIPDLVRDASDAVAERLGERIAEVFRRCFADTLEATMTALPDGTVFVLTGDIPAMWLRDSTTQLAPYLHFAREYPGLADLLVAINRRQLDDVAHDPYANAFNAEPNGAGHQGDLTDSSPRIWERKHEIDSLCYPLRLASDIHRVTGRTDHLDERFVDGVRRVIELWRIEQDHENRSTYRFERHDAPLSDTLVREGRGPLTAPTGMSWSAFRPSDDACAYGYNVPGNAFAATVLEDVEHLASDVLGDADLAADAAALRSEIEEGIRAHGVVSTPGHGEVYAYEVDGLGGRLLMDDANVPSLLSLPLIGWCASDDPLYLATRAFILSPDNPTFTEGLAARGLGSPHTPDGYIWPIGLAIEGLTSSDPDEKRRLIDTMLRTDAGTGVMHESFHKDDPSLFTRPWFSWANAMFCELVLDVAGLRTLDRDPAIAGGVR, via the coding sequence GTGAGCACGACCGATGGTGACTGGATCCCCGACCTGGTGCGCGACGCGAGCGATGCCGTCGCCGAGCGGCTCGGCGAGCGCATCGCCGAGGTGTTCCGCCGGTGCTTCGCCGACACCCTCGAGGCCACGATGACGGCGCTGCCCGACGGCACCGTCTTCGTGCTCACGGGCGACATCCCCGCGATGTGGCTGCGCGACTCGACGACGCAGCTCGCCCCGTACCTTCACTTCGCGAGGGAGTACCCGGGTCTCGCCGACCTGCTCGTGGCGATCAACCGGCGCCAGCTCGACGACGTCGCCCACGACCCCTACGCGAACGCGTTCAACGCGGAGCCCAATGGTGCCGGCCATCAGGGCGACCTGACGGATTCCTCGCCCCGCATCTGGGAGCGGAAACACGAGATCGATTCCCTCTGCTACCCGTTGCGCCTCGCGAGCGACATCCACCGCGTCACCGGACGGACGGACCACCTCGACGAGCGCTTCGTGGACGGGGTCCGTCGGGTGATCGAGCTGTGGCGCATCGAGCAGGACCACGAGAACCGCTCGACATACCGCTTCGAGCGGCACGACGCCCCGCTGAGCGACACCCTCGTGCGCGAGGGGCGTGGGCCGCTCACGGCGCCGACGGGGATGTCGTGGTCGGCGTTCCGCCCGAGTGACGACGCGTGCGCCTACGGCTACAACGTGCCGGGCAACGCCTTCGCGGCGACGGTCCTCGAGGATGTCGAGCACCTCGCGAGCGACGTCTTGGGCGATGCGGATCTCGCAGCGGACGCCGCGGCCCTCCGCTCCGAGATCGAGGAGGGCATCAGGGCCCACGGCGTCGTCTCGACGCCCGGACACGGGGAGGTCTACGCCTACGAGGTCGACGGCCTCGGCGGGCGGCTGCTCATGGACGACGCGAACGTGCCGAGCCTGCTCTCGCTTCCCCTCATCGGCTGGTGCGCCTCCGACGACCCGCTCTACCTCGCGACGCGCGCGTTCATCCTGAGCCCCGACAACCCCACCTTCACCGAGGGCCTCGCGGCCCGCGGGCTGGGCAGCCCGCACACCCCCGATGGCTACATCTGGCCGATCGGCCTTGCGATCGAGGGGCTCACGAGCTCCGACCCCGACGAGAAGCGGCGCCTCATCGACACGATGCTCCGCACGGACGCCGGCACCGGAGTGATGCACGAGTCGTTCCACAAGGACGACCCGTCGCTCTTCACCCGGCCCTGGTTCTCGTGGGCGAACGCGATGTTCTGCGAGCTCGTGCTCGACGTGGCCGGGCTCCGCACCCTCGACCGCGACCCCGCGATCGCCGGGGGCGTCCGGTGA
- a CDS encoding ABC transporter substrate-binding protein, with the protein MKKITTIAGIALATASVVALSGCGSSGGDTAANGAEKVVMWGSWSGEQIDQLEEQAAAFNESQDDYEVSYVAQELVEEKLLTALAGGEVPDVVLWDRYQTSLYAPKGALASIDDFVAEDSVDLDAFYAPALSEMEVDGELYGLPLLVDNRSLFYNQTQLDEAGIEPPTTWDELKTAAVALTEKNGGTLERAGFDMSDPGLFNQYLAQAGGSLLNEDETATAFNSPEGLEVLEFWQELLDEGVFQQGFGEGATPFAEGTMSMKYDGPWALSTLDQVDGLEYGVTPPVAGPNGDTGAYMGGFGLVIPEGAKNAEGAWEFMKWWTTQPENGVNFGKIAGWIPANIEAANDPYFTEDPHYAAFIETLEYADVRPSVEGFSDVEGKALVPALEQFMAGELTAQQALDQAQEQGDQILADARG; encoded by the coding sequence ATGAAGAAGATCACCACCATCGCCGGGATCGCCCTGGCCACAGCGAGCGTCGTGGCGCTCTCGGGCTGCGGCTCGAGCGGCGGCGACACCGCCGCGAACGGCGCAGAGAAGGTCGTCATGTGGGGCTCGTGGTCCGGCGAGCAGATCGACCAGCTCGAGGAGCAGGCGGCCGCGTTCAACGAATCGCAGGACGACTACGAGGTCTCCTACGTGGCGCAGGAACTCGTGGAGGAGAAGCTCCTCACGGCGCTCGCCGGTGGCGAGGTGCCCGACGTGGTCCTGTGGGACCGCTACCAGACCTCGCTCTATGCACCGAAGGGCGCGCTCGCCTCCATCGACGACTTCGTCGCGGAGGACTCCGTCGACCTCGACGCGTTCTACGCGCCGGCCCTCAGCGAGATGGAGGTGGACGGCGAGCTCTACGGGCTGCCCCTCCTCGTGGACAACCGCTCGCTCTTCTACAACCAGACGCAGCTCGACGAGGCCGGCATCGAGCCGCCCACCACGTGGGACGAGCTCAAGACGGCGGCCGTCGCGCTCACGGAGAAGAACGGCGGAACGCTCGAGCGGGCCGGTTTCGACATGAGCGACCCCGGCCTGTTCAACCAGTACCTCGCGCAGGCCGGCGGCTCGCTCCTCAACGAGGACGAGACGGCGACCGCCTTCAACAGCCCTGAGGGCCTCGAGGTGCTCGAGTTCTGGCAGGAGCTCCTCGACGAGGGAGTCTTCCAGCAGGGCTTCGGCGAGGGGGCGACCCCGTTCGCCGAGGGCACGATGAGCATGAAGTACGACGGACCGTGGGCCCTCTCGACGCTCGACCAGGTGGACGGTCTCGAGTACGGCGTCACCCCGCCCGTGGCCGGACCGAACGGCGACACCGGCGCCTACATGGGCGGCTTCGGACTCGTCATCCCCGAGGGCGCCAAGAACGCCGAGGGCGCGTGGGAGTTCATGAAGTGGTGGACGACGCAGCCGGAGAACGGCGTGAACTTCGGGAAGATCGCCGGCTGGATCCCGGCCAACATCGAGGCGGCGAACGACCCGTACTTCACCGAGGACCCGCACTACGCGGCGTTCATCGAGACCCTCGAGTACGCCGACGTGCGCCCGAGCGTCGAAGGCTTCTCCGACGTCGAGGGCAAGGCGCTCGTGCCCGCGCTCGAGCAGTTCATGGCCGGTGAGCTCACCGCGCAGCAGGCGCTCGACCAGGCGCAGGAGCAGGGCGACCAGATCCTCGCCGACGCGCGGGGCTGA